In the genome of Manis javanica isolate MJ-LG chromosome 17, MJ_LKY, whole genome shotgun sequence, one region contains:
- the CAPNS2 gene encoding calpain small subunit 2, with the protein MFLAKALLEGADRGLGEALGGLLGRGGQRRGGGGGIVGGIVNFISEAAAAQYSPEPPPTPQHFTNVEANESEEVRRFRQQFAQLAGPDMEVGATDLMNILNKVVSKHKDLKTDGFSLDTCRSIVSVMDSDTTGKLGFEEFKYLWNNIKKWQCVYKQHDRDHSGSLGRSQLRGALQAAGFQLNEQLYQMIVHRYADEDGNMDFNNYISCLVRLDAMFRAFKSLDRDADGLIQVSIQEWLQLTMYS; encoded by the coding sequence ATGTTTCTTGCAAAGGCTTTATTGGAAGGAGCAGATCGAGGTCTTGGAGAAGCTCTTGGTGGCCTTCTTGGACGAGGCGgtcagagaagaggaggaggaggaggaatagttGGAGGAATTGTGAATTTTATTAGCGAGGCTGCAGCAGCTCAGTATTCCCCAGAACCGCCTCCCACACCGCAACATTTCACTAATGTGGAGGCCAACGAAAGTGAGGAAGTTAGGCGGTTTCGACAACAGTTTGCACAGCTGGCTGGACCGGACATGGAGGTGGGTGCCACTGACCTAATGAATATCCTCAACAAAGTCGTTTCTAAGCATAAGGATCTGAAGACCGACGGCTTCAGTCTTGACACCTGCCGGAGCATTGTATCTGTTATGGACAGTGACACCACCGGGAAGCTGGGCTTTGAAGAATTTAAGTATCTCTGGAACAACATCAAGAAATGGCAGTGTGTTTATAAGCAACACGACAGAGATCATTCCGGGTCTCTGGGAAGGTCTCAGCTGCGGGGTGCTCTCCAGGCAGCAGGCTTCCAGCTAAATGAACAACTTTACCAAATGATTGTCCACCGATATGCCGATGAGGATGGAAATATGGATTTTAACAACTACATCAGCTGCCTGGTCCGCCTCGATGCCATGTTCCGTGCCTTCAAATCTCTGGATAGAGATGCAGATGGCCTGATTCAAGTGTCTATCCAAGAGTGGCTGCAGCTGACCATGTACTCCTGA